In Coleofasciculus sp. FACHB-T130, the following proteins share a genomic window:
- a CDS encoding SNF2-related protein produces the protein MAILHGSWLVQPQGGYLFVWGEIWRPMTPAMSSQPDTVASHPMAMTQVELIAFLRSRSLLGESRSHSRSQANEKWHKKAIALPTQIEAGDPVCPLLSTKMLSDGADASTLSLHLWQVEGLCLDPLEAIQFLQALPLGSFKTSDAYVGGDLRFWAQVSRWILDLLVRSKFLPTLHRQLDGTVVAAWQPLLDSGLDQARLEKFTQLMPSACRTYQHSEVSGKEKPKEQLEPEEPKELLLGFLGSAIDAQVRSSAGNSALPAVEPIVQEWLQALSTASNTLKTEPAAIGRLEAAFQTWTSPVRDHLLAPVFASGELRTRQYQQNRFRTCFLLQPPDTGDENWSLEYFLQATGDPEFLVNAETIWNHPLERLVFKGRTIEHHQETFLSGLGLAARLYPPIEASLHDRRPQFCRLTPVQVYEFIKAGAWRLKDSGLGVVMPSSLMPAEGENRHLGLKIRSSTTPGKGQSGLQSWLSFEWELAIGDRTISKQEFDRLIALQSPLVQVNGEWIALQPSDVKAAQLLLATPKDQMALSLEDALRLSTGDTKVIEKLPVVSFEAAGPLQQLLTTLTNNQAVEAIAPPANFQGQLRPYQARGVGWLSFLERWGLGACLADDMGLGKCVSKDTLVCVNGMLRTAEEIWKTNAVETEFDGEGFWAVPTESLLVNAINEETGRIGLAPIRRLYRQRVRETLRTLRLQDGSSITITYRHQLLTNQGWTNDLQVGNYVCVPAKMLWDGQPEDADLVKFLAWQIAEGYEQGDWGVFTISQKDTERLEELLETFKRIGQRYNLKINHPGICPNPGKVPFLRGSSQAYRQFLEAKGYLWGKRSRDKSIPPFIMQSDLESVGIFLRNYFDAESAVVFSMRSIEIATASPLLIQQLSSLLRRFGIWLRVAPKQKRATNGSGIFRTYYIGTIGGNSARRFLQEIGFTNPDKQQKLEKICEPVCNTNIEGIPASDIVAQTVKATRLPVRHLGMHNTVYINGSQQFSRSSLERVVAGIEQILTGVAEQEYRQQKPSKWTTQTLEAYAQLNTQHLNVTRQQLQCLLDREVFFCQIQAIEEVDYDGWVYDFEVSEHHNFVANNILCHNTIQTIAFLLNLQHEEKLEAPTLLVCPTSVLGNWEREVKKFGPTLKVVVHHGDKRPKGKALAKAVKGKDLVITSYSLAFRDAKDLQSVSWRGVVLDEAQNIKNPQAKQSQAVRQLKAGFRIALTGTPVENRLAELWSILDFLNPGYLGTRDFFQRRFALPIEKYGDVASLQTLRSLVSPFILRRLKSDRNIIQDLPAKQEMTVFCGLSAEQAALYQKLVEESLVEIEASEGVQRKGIILALLIKLKQICNHPAQFLKEKELVAQRRSGKLQRLQEMLEEALLEGDRALIFTQFAEWGKLLQPYLEKHLGGETLFLYGGTRKQQREEMIDRFQNDPEGPRIFILSLKAGGTGLNLTRANHVFHFDRWWNPAVENQATDRVFRIGQTRNVQVHKFTCTGTLEERINEMIESKKALAEQVVGAGEQWITELNTDQLRNLLLLDRTAVIDDE, from the coding sequence ATGGCAATTTTACACGGTAGTTGGCTCGTTCAACCTCAGGGTGGTTATCTATTTGTTTGGGGAGAAATTTGGCGACCCATGACGCCTGCGATGTCTTCTCAACCCGATACAGTGGCATCCCATCCGATGGCGATGACGCAGGTAGAATTAATCGCTTTTTTGCGATCGCGTAGTCTCCTTGGAGAATCGCGCAGCCATTCGAGAAGTCAGGCTAACGAGAAATGGCACAAGAAAGCGATCGCGCTGCCCACCCAAATAGAGGCAGGAGATCCAGTTTGCCCACTGCTATCCACCAAAATGCTTTCAGACGGTGCGGATGCTTCAACCTTATCCTTACACCTCTGGCAAGTTGAAGGGCTGTGTCTCGATCCTCTCGAAGCAATACAATTTTTGCAAGCGCTGCCCCTTGGTTCTTTTAAAACATCTGATGCTTATGTAGGGGGAGATTTACGCTTTTGGGCACAGGTTAGCCGATGGATCTTGGATCTTCTGGTGCGATCTAAGTTTTTACCAACCCTACATCGGCAGTTGGATGGTACTGTCGTCGCCGCTTGGCAACCTCTACTTGATAGTGGGTTAGATCAAGCGCGTTTGGAAAAGTTTACCCAGCTCATGCCCTCTGCCTGCCGCACTTATCAACACTCGGAGGTTAGTGGTAAAGAAAAACCTAAAGAACAACTAGAACCAGAAGAACCCAAGGAATTACTCTTAGGATTCTTAGGCAGTGCGATCGACGCACAAGTGCGTTCGAGTGCTGGGAATTCTGCCTTACCCGCAGTAGAACCGATAGTGCAGGAGTGGTTGCAAGCCCTTTCTACCGCATCCAATACCCTCAAAACAGAACCGGCGGCAATTGGACGCTTGGAAGCAGCCTTTCAGACTTGGACATCGCCAGTACGAGATCATTTACTCGCCCCGGTGTTCGCTAGCGGGGAATTGAGAACCCGCCAATACCAACAAAACCGATTTCGCACCTGTTTCCTTCTCCAACCACCTGATACAGGTGATGAGAATTGGAGTTTAGAATACTTTCTCCAGGCAACCGGCGACCCAGAATTTTTGGTGAATGCAGAAACTATCTGGAACCATCCCTTAGAGCGTTTGGTCTTCAAAGGTCGCACGATTGAGCATCATCAGGAGACTTTTCTAAGCGGCTTAGGTCTGGCTGCCCGACTTTATCCGCCCATTGAAGCCAGCTTGCATGACCGTCGCCCGCAGTTTTGTCGCTTGACACCCGTACAGGTGTACGAATTTATCAAGGCGGGTGCATGGCGACTGAAAGACAGTGGATTGGGAGTCGTGATGCCGTCCAGTCTGATGCCTGCGGAGGGAGAAAATAGGCATTTGGGGCTGAAAATTCGCTCTAGCACCACACCGGGCAAAGGTCAGTCGGGATTGCAAAGCTGGCTGTCTTTTGAGTGGGAATTAGCAATTGGCGATCGCACGATTTCTAAACAAGAATTTGACCGTCTAATCGCTCTGCAAAGTCCGCTGGTGCAAGTGAATGGGGAGTGGATTGCCCTGCAACCCTCCGATGTGAAAGCCGCTCAGTTGCTGCTAGCAACGCCCAAAGACCAGATGGCGCTTTCCTTAGAAGATGCTCTGCGGCTGAGTACCGGCGATACCAAAGTAATCGAAAAACTTCCGGTGGTTAGCTTTGAGGCAGCAGGGCCGCTTCAGCAGTTGCTAACAACTTTAACCAATAATCAGGCGGTGGAAGCGATCGCGCCTCCTGCCAATTTCCAGGGGCAGTTGCGACCTTATCAAGCGCGGGGCGTTGGCTGGCTCTCCTTCCTCGAACGCTGGGGTTTGGGAGCTTGCCTCGCAGACGATATGGGATTGGGCAAGTGCGTATCAAAAGATACACTTGTTTGCGTAAATGGAATGCTACGCACAGCAGAGGAAATTTGGAAAACGAATGCGGTCGAGACCGAGTTTGATGGCGAGGGATTTTGGGCTGTTCCTACAGAGTCGCTGCTTGTAAATGCCATAAATGAGGAGACGGGTCGGATTGGGCTAGCTCCCATCCGGCGTCTGTACCGGCAGCGCGTTCGGGAGACGTTACGAACCCTCAGGCTGCAAGACGGTAGCAGCATCACGATTACCTATCGTCACCAACTGCTAACGAATCAAGGCTGGACGAACGATCTACAGGTTGGCAATTACGTCTGTGTCCCTGCAAAGATGCTTTGGGATGGGCAACCAGAAGACGCCGATTTAGTCAAGTTTCTGGCTTGGCAGATTGCTGAGGGTTATGAGCAAGGAGATTGGGGAGTATTTACAATATCGCAGAAAGACACAGAACGTTTGGAGGAACTGCTGGAAACCTTCAAGCGCATCGGTCAACGATATAACCTCAAAATCAACCATCCTGGCATCTGCCCCAATCCTGGCAAAGTTCCTTTTCTCCGAGGGAGTAGCCAAGCGTATCGCCAATTTTTGGAAGCGAAGGGATACCTCTGGGGGAAGCGATCGCGCGACAAGTCGATTCCCCCCTTTATCATGCAGTCAGACTTGGAAAGCGTGGGTATTTTTCTGCGGAACTATTTCGATGCTGAGTCTGCTGTTGTTTTTAGTATGCGGAGTATCGAGATTGCTACGGCTTCACCTCTACTAATCCAGCAACTCTCCTCACTGCTGCGACGTTTCGGCATTTGGTTGCGAGTAGCACCCAAACAAAAACGTGCTACCAATGGCAGTGGTATCTTCCGTACCTACTACATCGGCACAATCGGGGGAAACAGCGCCCGTAGATTTTTGCAGGAAATAGGATTTACGAATCCAGACAAGCAACAGAAGCTAGAAAAAATTTGCGAACCAGTCTGTAACACAAACATTGAGGGAATTCCAGCTTCCGATATCGTTGCTCAGACAGTCAAGGCAACAAGGCTGCCAGTGCGGCATCTGGGAATGCATAACACTGTTTACATCAATGGTTCGCAACAATTTTCAAGGAGCAGTCTGGAACGGGTAGTGGCTGGAATAGAACAGATCCTCACAGGCGTTGCAGAACAGGAATATCGTCAACAAAAGCCATCTAAATGGACAACTCAAACTCTCGAAGCTTATGCTCAGTTGAACACACAACATCTGAACGTAACCAGGCAACAGTTACAATGCCTGCTCGATCGAGAAGTCTTTTTCTGTCAAATCCAGGCAATTGAGGAAGTCGATTACGATGGCTGGGTTTATGACTTTGAGGTGAGCGAACATCACAATTTTGTTGCGAATAATATCCTTTGTCATAATACCATTCAGACAATTGCCTTTCTGCTAAATTTGCAACACGAAGAAAAATTAGAGGCACCGACGCTATTAGTTTGTCCGACTTCAGTTTTGGGGAACTGGGAACGAGAAGTTAAGAAATTTGGCCCCACGCTGAAAGTTGTTGTCCATCATGGGGATAAACGACCGAAAGGCAAAGCGTTGGCAAAAGCCGTTAAGGGCAAAGATTTGGTAATTACCAGTTATTCACTGGCGTTTCGAGATGCCAAAGACCTTCAGAGTGTTTCTTGGCGGGGTGTGGTGCTAGATGAAGCTCAAAATATTAAGAATCCCCAGGCGAAGCAATCGCAAGCAGTGCGTCAGTTAAAAGCAGGTTTTCGGATTGCTCTGACAGGAACGCCGGTGGAAAATCGCTTGGCAGAACTTTGGTCAATTTTAGATTTCCTGAATCCGGGGTATTTGGGAACGCGGGATTTCTTTCAACGGCGATTTGCCTTGCCGATTGAGAAATATGGAGATGTGGCTTCGTTGCAGACATTGCGATCGCTGGTGAGTCCTTTTATCCTGCGACGCCTGAAAAGCGATCGCAATATCATCCAAGATTTGCCAGCAAAGCAAGAAATGACCGTATTCTGCGGACTCTCCGCCGAACAAGCTGCACTCTATCAAAAATTGGTGGAAGAATCGCTAGTTGAAATTGAAGCCAGCGAAGGGGTGCAACGAAAGGGAATCATTTTAGCTTTGTTGATAAAATTAAAGCAAATCTGCAACCATCCCGCCCAGTTTTTAAAGGAAAAAGAACTGGTAGCACAGCGTCGATCTGGCAAACTTCAGCGTTTACAAGAGATGTTGGAGGAAGCTTTATTAGAAGGCGATCGCGCTTTAATTTTTACTCAATTTGCCGAGTGGGGAAAACTTCTCCAACCTTATTTAGAGAAACATCTAGGTGGGGAAACCCTATTTTTATATGGAGGCACCCGCAAACAACAACGGGAGGAAATGATTGACCGATTCCAAAATGATCCAGAAGGCCCCCGAATTTTTATTCTTTCTTTAAAAGCTGGTGGAACGGGTCTCAATTTAACACGTGCGAATCATGTCTTTCATTTCGACCGTTGGTGGAACCCAGCAGTTGAAAATCAGGCAACGGATCGGGTATTTCGGATTGGTCAAACCCGGAATGTACAGGTACATAAATTCACCTGTACCGGCACCCTCGAAGAAAGAATTAATGAAATGATTGAAAGTAAAAAAGCATTGGCAGAGCAAGTGGTGGGTGCCGGTGAACAGTGGATTACGGAACTGAATACTGACCAACTCCGCAATTTATTACTGCTGGATCGGACGGCTGTAATTGATGATGAATGA
- a CDS encoding SWIM zinc finger family protein, producing the protein MNNYEIQSREWWVQEWIDLLEKSRFKKRLERARNYAMQGNVLGIEFKGPKVLAKVQGTAPEPYQVSLSLDPFTDEQWDYVIETMSQRAIFSAQLLAGEMPPNIQEVFTANGLSIFPFTLSDIHARCSCPDKEIPCKHIGAVYYQLGDRFSEDPFVIFQLRGRPKEQILDTLRKLRRGSEQNSENEITTAETSQPSGEDTSSLPATPLKVEEFWQYDEPLDSSLVVIAPTGDTVLNVLGSITLASGSSQPVMQYLDTVYQTVSQQAFLAAMNLEES; encoded by the coding sequence ATGAACAATTACGAAATTCAAAGCCGTGAATGGTGGGTACAAGAATGGATTGATCTATTAGAGAAGTCCCGCTTCAAAAAGCGATTGGAAAGGGCACGAAATTATGCAATGCAGGGAAATGTTCTCGGCATTGAATTTAAAGGTCCAAAGGTGTTAGCAAAAGTGCAAGGTACGGCACCGGAACCCTATCAAGTTTCCCTATCCCTAGACCCTTTTACAGATGAACAGTGGGATTATGTGATTGAAACCATGTCTCAACGGGCGATTTTTTCTGCCCAACTATTGGCGGGAGAAATGCCGCCCAACATTCAAGAAGTGTTTACCGCCAATGGTTTGAGTATATTTCCCTTTACTTTGTCTGATATCCATGCACGGTGCAGTTGCCCGGATAAAGAAATTCCCTGCAAACACATTGGTGCAGTTTATTATCAGTTAGGCGATCGCTTCAGTGAAGATCCTTTCGTCATCTTCCAGTTGCGGGGACGCCCCAAAGAACAAATCCTCGATACCTTACGCAAGCTAAGACGCGGTAGCGAGCAAAATTCTGAGAATGAAATTACCACGGCTGAGACATCCCAGCCATCGGGCGAGGATACTTCATCCTTACCAGCAACTCCTCTTAAAGTTGAGGAATTCTGGCAATACGACGAACCGCTAGATTCTTCACTGGTCGTAATTGCACCGACTGGTGACACTGTATTAAATGTACTCGGATCGATTACCCTCGCATCCGGTTCTAGTCAGCCGGTGATGCAATATTTAGACACTGTTTATCAAACAGTCAGTCAGCAAGCTTTTCTAGCGGCGATGAATTTAGAAGAGAGTTGA
- a CDS encoding PCP reductase family protein, whose amino-acid sequence MRDSDFTDVLQWTPEAKAKLKNIPFFVRSQARQRIEQIARAGGLEVVTGELVEQARLEFGQ is encoded by the coding sequence ATGCGCGATTCTGATTTTACAGATGTTTTACAGTGGACGCCGGAAGCAAAGGCAAAGCTGAAAAATATTCCTTTTTTTGTTCGTTCCCAAGCGCGTCAGCGAATTGAGCAAATCGCTCGTGCAGGGGGTTTGGAAGTTGTTACGGGTGAGTTAGTTGAACAGGCGCGGCTAGAATTTGGGCAGTGA
- a CDS encoding photosystem II S4 domain protein: protein MLPREELLKGVENRETVARVIDLADQAIKTWEVVFTDFLSPPELAEIQQAFNRLTEVQLLAWGGYPQAERQRIAIARAELPLDSSQVSIAAIDISGNFLFDQATHRDFLGAMLGCGIVREKTGDVIVLGEQGAQAIVVPEMVEFLGMHLNQVRSVPVKTRQIELSELKIREPKKKELTTVEASLRLDAIASAGFGMSRSKMVDFIDGGDVRLNWKEVTQPSHLLKSGDLIAIRGKGRLEVGEIAVTKKERYRVQLTRFM, encoded by the coding sequence ATGTTGCCAAGGGAAGAACTCCTCAAAGGAGTCGAAAATCGAGAGACTGTAGCTCGTGTTATCGATCTAGCGGATCAAGCGATTAAAACGTGGGAAGTAGTCTTTACGGATTTTCTGTCTCCTCCAGAACTAGCTGAAATCCAGCAAGCGTTTAATCGGTTAACAGAAGTCCAACTGCTTGCTTGGGGAGGTTATCCGCAAGCTGAACGACAGCGAATTGCGATCGCGCGTGCAGAATTGCCCCTCGATTCGTCCCAAGTCTCTATTGCTGCTATCGATATTTCCGGGAATTTTTTGTTTGACCAAGCCACCCACCGAGACTTCCTCGGCGCGATGTTGGGGTGTGGGATCGTGCGAGAAAAGACTGGCGATGTAATTGTGCTGGGAGAGCAAGGAGCGCAGGCGATTGTTGTTCCAGAAATGGTGGAGTTTTTGGGAATGCATCTCAATCAGGTGCGTTCTGTCCCGGTAAAAACTCGGCAAATTGAGTTAAGCGAGTTAAAAATTCGGGAACCGAAAAAGAAAGAATTGACGACGGTTGAGGCTTCTTTGAGGTTGGATGCGATCGCTTCCGCTGGTTTTGGGATGTCTCGCAGCAAAATGGTTGATTTTATTGACGGCGGTGATGTGCGATTGAACTGGAAAGAAGTCACCCAGCCAAGTCATCTTCTGAAGTCTGGAGACTTAATTGCGATTCGCGGCAAAGGACGGTTAGAGGTTGGGGAAATTGCTGTCACTAAAAAGGAACGCTACCGCGTGCAACTCACAAGATTTATGTAA
- a CDS encoding ion channel — protein MQILPTCLGVALVGSIVVDVLWTTIAVGGGGGPITSRLSNCLWRLLLHRHRSSPSHQMLSVAGYSTIGISTLLWILATWAGWVLIFSASDRSLVSADTKQPADIWEKIYFTGYTLVTLGLGDYQPQGKIWQLATAAAAANGFFLITLSITYLLSVVSAGTQKRQLATYISCLGYTPTEIVTKAWNGKDFGMLSQHLVAIAPMLALYGQSHFAYPVLHYFHSTKRETAAEVNIAVLDEALTLLESGIKPEHRPDAVALYPVRQTLSVFLETLTSAYIKPASDVPPLAVLDELRANGIPTVSDEAFALEVSNLTRRRRLLLALVRNDGWSWKEVGNRFG, from the coding sequence ATGCAAATATTGCCAACTTGTTTGGGAGTTGCGCTCGTCGGCTCGATCGTAGTTGATGTGCTTTGGACAACGATCGCCGTCGGCGGCGGTGGGGGGCCGATTACATCTAGATTGTCCAATTGCTTGTGGAGATTGCTTCTCCATCGACATCGCTCCTCTCCCTCTCATCAGATGCTTTCCGTTGCAGGCTACAGCACCATTGGCATTTCTACGCTGCTGTGGATTTTGGCTACTTGGGCAGGATGGGTCTTAATTTTTAGCGCCAGCGATCGCTCTTTGGTTTCTGCGGATACAAAGCAGCCTGCTGACATCTGGGAGAAAATTTACTTTACAGGTTATACGTTAGTTACCCTCGGTCTCGGAGACTACCAACCCCAAGGAAAAATTTGGCAACTGGCGACAGCCGCAGCAGCAGCGAATGGGTTTTTCCTGATTACTCTATCGATTACCTATCTGCTTTCTGTGGTGTCAGCCGGGACTCAGAAGCGACAGTTGGCAACCTACATTTCCTGTCTTGGCTATACTCCTACTGAAATCGTAACTAAAGCTTGGAATGGCAAAGATTTTGGGATGCTGTCTCAGCACTTAGTAGCGATCGCGCCCATGCTAGCCTTATACGGGCAAAGTCATTTCGCTTATCCGGTACTTCATTACTTTCATAGCACCAAGCGGGAGACAGCGGCGGAAGTTAACATAGCTGTCTTGGACGAGGCGCTGACCTTGCTCGAATCTGGAATTAAGCCGGAACATCGACCCGATGCGGTGGCGCTATACCCAGTGCGGCAAACCCTGTCAGTCTTTCTAGAAACCCTGACTTCTGCTTACATTAAGCCAGCCTCAGACGTGCCACCCCTGGCAGTTCTCGATGAGTTACGTGCTAACGGGATTCCCACGGTTAGCGATGAAGCCTTTGCATTAGAAGTCAGCAACTTGACGAGACGACGGCGTTTGCTCCTCGCCTTAGTGAGAAACGATGGGTGGTCGTGGAAGGAGGTCGGGAATCGGTTTGGGTAA
- the serA gene encoding phosphoglycerate dehydrogenase: MSKVLVSDPIDQVGIDILSQVAQVDIKTGLSPEELVRIMPEYDALMIRSGTHVTKEIIEAGTQLKIIGRAGVGVDNVDVPAATRQGIVVVNSPEGNTIAAAEHALAMMLSLSRYIPEANQSVKGSQWDRKSFIGAEVYKKTLGVVGLGKIGSHVASVAKAMGMKLLAYDPFISVERADELGCRLVDLDMLFQESDYITLHIPKTPETTHLINAEAIAKMKPTTRIINCARGGIIDEAALAEALKTGKIAGAALDVFETEPLGESELRSLGKNLILTPHLGASTAEAQVNVAIDVAEQIRDVLLGLPARSAVNIPGLRPDVLEKLRPYLLLAETLGHLVGQLAGGRIELLNISLQGELATNQSQPLIVAALKGLLSQALRERVNYVNASIEAKERGIRVIETRDASIRDYSGSLQLSAKGSLGEHSVTGALLGDNEIRITSIDDFPINVPPTSNMLFTLHRDMPGIIGNIGSLLGSFNVNIASMQVGRKIVRGDAVMVLSLDDPLPEGILAEILKIPGIRDAYTVTL; this comes from the coding sequence ATGTCCAAGGTTCTTGTTTCCGATCCCATAGACCAAGTTGGAATAGATATCCTCTCCCAAGTTGCCCAAGTTGACATTAAAACAGGTCTTTCTCCAGAAGAACTGGTGCGAATTATGCCAGAGTATGACGCTCTGATGATTCGTTCTGGAACCCATGTCACCAAAGAAATTATCGAAGCGGGCACCCAGCTAAAAATTATTGGTCGTGCTGGAGTTGGGGTCGATAATGTCGATGTTCCAGCCGCCACCCGACAAGGAATTGTCGTCGTCAATTCCCCCGAAGGTAACACCATTGCAGCGGCAGAACACGCTTTGGCAATGATGCTATCGCTCTCCCGTTATATCCCCGAAGCCAATCAGTCGGTGAAAGGCAGTCAGTGGGATCGCAAGAGTTTTATCGGGGCAGAAGTTTACAAGAAAACCCTGGGAGTTGTCGGTTTAGGGAAAATTGGTTCCCATGTCGCCAGCGTTGCGAAAGCGATGGGGATGAAACTGCTAGCTTACGATCCCTTCATCTCGGTAGAACGGGCAGATGAACTGGGTTGTCGTCTAGTCGATCTGGATATGCTGTTTCAGGAATCCGATTACATTACCCTGCACATCCCTAAAACTCCAGAAACGACTCATCTGATTAACGCCGAGGCGATCGCTAAAATGAAACCCACGACTCGGATTATCAATTGCGCCCGTGGTGGCATTATTGATGAGGCGGCCTTGGCAGAGGCGTTAAAAACTGGCAAAATTGCCGGGGCCGCCTTGGATGTTTTTGAGACAGAACCGCTTGGCGAGTCGGAGTTGCGATCGCTGGGGAAAAATCTTATCCTCACTCCCCACCTGGGAGCCTCTACAGCAGAAGCGCAGGTAAATGTTGCCATCGATGTTGCCGAGCAGATTCGGGACGTTCTGCTGGGCCTACCAGCGCGTTCAGCCGTGAATATTCCTGGGTTGCGGCCTGACGTATTGGAAAAACTCAGACCTTATCTCCTATTGGCGGAAACTTTGGGTCATCTAGTTGGGCAACTGGCTGGAGGACGGATTGAGTTGTTGAATATCAGCTTGCAAGGAGAATTGGCAACTAATCAAAGTCAGCCTCTCATCGTGGCAGCGCTGAAAGGGCTGCTCTCTCAAGCGTTGAGAGAGCGAGTGAACTACGTGAATGCCAGTATTGAGGCAAAGGAGCGGGGAATTCGCGTGATTGAAACGCGGGATGCCTCGATTCGAGATTATTCGGGTTCGCTGCAACTGTCGGCAAAGGGTTCCCTAGGAGAACACTCGGTCACTGGTGCTTTATTGGGCGATAACGAAATTCGGATCACTAGCATTGATGATTTTCCCATCAACGTCCCCCCCACTTCTAATATGCTGTTTACGCTGCACCGCGATATGCCAGGAATTATCGGGAATATTGGTTCCCTATTGGGCAGCTTTAATGTCAATATTGCCAGTATGCAGGTAGGTCGTAAAATCGTGCGCGGCGATGCAGTAATGGTGTTAAGCCTGGACGATCCCCTACCAGAGGGAATTTTGGCGGAAATTCTCAAGATTCCCGGCATTCGAGATGCCTATACGGTAACTTTATAA
- the prmA gene encoding 50S ribosomal protein L11 methyltransferase: MANTWWEIQVLCDPALEDLIFWRLEKFGCRGTSIEVKGHSRLVCGYLSALQAQLLDLAALSLWLRQDALNVGMPMPVMDWHLIDEEDWASSWKQYWQPQEVGDRLLIYPAWLPPPEQTERITLRLDPGAAFGTGTHQTTQLCLEALEMRLGLGTPDIVVADIGCGSGILSIAAMLLGAERVYAADLDPMAVRATHSNRELNKISPERLIVEQGSIDRLMQLLHEPVDGILCNILAEVIIDLIPQMTEMAKPSTWGIISGVLLEQAKPIADTLEQHDWIVATLWRRQEWCCFNIRRS, translated from the coding sequence ATGGCAAACACCTGGTGGGAAATTCAAGTTCTCTGCGACCCAGCCTTAGAAGATTTAATTTTCTGGCGGCTGGAAAAATTTGGCTGTCGCGGTACATCCATTGAGGTTAAAGGACACTCACGCCTAGTGTGTGGTTATTTATCCGCACTCCAAGCGCAGTTATTAGATTTGGCGGCGCTGTCTCTGTGGCTGCGTCAAGATGCGCTGAATGTGGGAATGCCGATGCCGGTGATGGATTGGCATTTAATTGATGAGGAGGATTGGGCGAGTAGCTGGAAGCAATACTGGCAACCGCAAGAAGTTGGCGATCGCTTATTAATCTACCCTGCCTGGTTGCCCCCTCCAGAGCAGACGGAACGGATTACCCTGCGCCTCGATCCCGGAGCCGCTTTTGGCACCGGCACCCATCAAACGACTCAGCTGTGTCTGGAAGCGTTGGAGATGCGATTGGGTTTGGGCACTCCCGATATCGTTGTGGCAGATATTGGTTGTGGTTCTGGCATTCTCTCAATTGCCGCGATGCTGTTAGGTGCGGAAAGAGTTTATGCCGCAGATCTTGATCCGATGGCGGTGCGAGCCACTCACAGCAACCGAGAACTCAACAAAATTAGCCCCGAGCGGTTGATTGTGGAGCAAGGCAGTATCGACCGCTTAATGCAATTGTTACATGAGCCGGTCGATGGCATTCTTTGCAATATTCTGGCGGAGGTGATTATCGACTTGATCCCGCAGATGACAGAGATGGCTAAACCCAGCACTTGGGGGATTATTAGCGGCGTTTTGCTAGAACAAGCGAAACCCATTGCCGATACTTTAGAGCAACACGATTGGATTGTTGCCACCCTCTGGCGGCGTCAAGAGTGGTGCTGCTTTAATATTCGACGCTCATAA
- the cobA gene encoding uroporphyrinogen-III C-methyltransferase: protein MNLTLPENTQVNRRTCLGKVYLVGAGPGDPGLLTLKGKGLLECADVVVYDALVSPQILAMINPQAEKIDAGKRMGRHSLLQEETTQLLIEKAQTAAIVVRLKGGDPFVFGRGGEEMEDLVNAGVPVEVVPGVTSGIAAPAYAGIPLTHRAYSSSVTFVTGHESVGKYRPTVNWQAIAHGSETIVIYMGVHNLPYITEQLQTAGLSPETPVALVRWGTRPEQEELIGTLDTIVAQVEATGFTAPAIAIIGAVVNMHQILSGCRPLSLKIEG from the coding sequence ATGAACCTCACACTGCCAGAGAACACACAGGTAAACAGGAGAACGTGTTTGGGTAAAGTATATCTAGTGGGTGCAGGGCCAGGAGATCCTGGTTTATTAACCCTCAAAGGAAAAGGGCTGTTGGAGTGTGCCGATGTCGTAGTTTACGACGCTCTGGTGAGTCCCCAAATTTTGGCAATGATTAATCCCCAAGCCGAAAAAATTGACGCTGGAAAGCGGATGGGGCGTCATTCCCTGTTGCAGGAAGAGACGACTCAACTGTTAATTGAAAAAGCCCAAACTGCGGCAATCGTGGTGCGCCTCAAAGGTGGCGATCCCTTTGTGTTTGGTCGGGGCGGCGAAGAGATGGAAGACTTGGTAAATGCGGGAGTGCCGGTGGAAGTAGTACCGGGAGTGACATCTGGGATTGCCGCACCCGCTTATGCGGGAATTCCTTTAACTCACCGCGCTTATAGCTCCTCGGTGACATTTGTTACTGGACACGAATCTGTCGGGAAGTATCGACCCACGGTGAACTGGCAAGCGATCGCCCACGGTTCTGAAACCATTGTCATCTACATGGGCGTTCACAACTTACCTTACATTACGGAACAACTTCAGACAGCAGGCTTAAGCCCAGAGACGCCAGTAGCGTTGGTGCGCTGGGGAACTCGACCGGAACAAGAAGAACTGATCGGCACCTTGGATACGATTGTGGCGCAAGTCGAGGCGACTGGATTTACAGCACCCGCGATCGCCATTATTGGTGCTGTCGTGAATATGCACCAAATTCTGTCAGGATGTCGTCCACTCAGCTTGAAGATTGAGGGCTGA